The following is a genomic window from Alphaproteobacteria bacterium LSUCC0396.
GCAGAGCCCTGTGTTTTTAATAAACAGTCGCCACCCCCTGGTCTGTGCCACCCCCATCTAGTTGCCTAAATGGAGGTCCCCCTTCTCCCGAAGTTACGGGGGCAATTTGCCGAGTTCCTTCAACATCGTTCTCTCAAGCGCCTCGGTATGCTCTACCTGCCCACCTGTGTCGGTTTGGGGTACGGTCTTAATGTTGGAGCTATTTCCTGGGACAACTTCGCTGCACACACAATCCGTTAAGCATGCACAACTTACGTCATCCGTCACTACCAACAGGTTCAGGAATATTAACCTGATTCCCATCGACTACGGCTTTCGCCCTCGTCTTAGGGGCCGACTCACCCTGCGCGGATTAGCCTTGCGCAGGAACCCTTGGGCTTACGGCGAGAGTGTTTCTCACACTCTTTATCGCTACTCATGTCAGCATTCTCACTTCTGATACCTCCACGCACCCTCACGGATACGCTTCACAGGCCTACAGAACGCTCTGCTACCACGTGATAAATCACGTCCTCAGCTTCGGTATGTGGCTTTAGCCCCGTTACATCTTCGGCGCAGGCCGGCTTGTCTAGACCAGTGAGCTGTTACGCTTTCTTTAAAGGATGGCTGCTTCTAAGCCAACCTCCTGGCTGTCTTGGCCTTCCCACATCCTTTCCCACTTAGCCACAATTTGGGGACCTTAGCTGGAGGTCTGGGCTGTTTCCCTCTCGACTATGGACCTTAGCACCCATAGTCTGTCTGCCGTGCTGTACTCATCGGTATTCGGAGTTTGGTTAGGTTTGGTAAGGCTCGCGCCCCCCTAGCCCATCCAGTGCTCTACCCCCGACGGTAATACACGACGCACTACCTAAATAGTTTTCGCAGAGAACCAGCTATCTCCGGGTTTGATTGGCCTTTCACCCCTAGCCACAGGTCATCCCCGTCTTTTTCAACAGACGTGGGTTCGGTCCTTCAGTACGTGTTACCGTACCTTCAACCTGCCCATGGCTAGATCACCCGGTTTCGGGTCTACTCAAACGAACTAAACGCCCTATTCAGACTCGCTTTCGCTTCGCTTACGCCTAACGGCTTAGGCTTGCTCGTCAAAGTAACTCGCTGACCCATTATACAAAAGGTACGCCGTCACCACTTAATGTGGCTCCGACTGATTGTAGGCATTCGGTTTCAGGTCTATTTCACTCCCCTCATCGGGGTGCTTTTCACCTTTCCCTCACGGTACTGGTTCGCTATCGGTCGTTGAGGAGTACTTAGGCTTGGAGGGTGGTCCCCCCATGTTCAGACAGGATTTCACGTGTCCCGCCCTACTCAAGGACTTGAAAAAAGCATTACCCATACGGGGCTATCACCCACTATGGCGCGCCTTTCCAGACGCTTCTGGTTGTCTTCTCTCAAGCCACTGGCCTGGTCCGCGTTCGCTCGTCACTACTAACGGAGTCTCGGTTGATGTCCTTTCCTCCGGGTACTTAGATATTTCAGTTCCCCGGGTTCGCTTCCCTTGCGGGATGACCTAAATGGTCGGGTTTCCCCATTCGGAAATCCACGGATCAAAGCTTACTCGCAGCTCCCCATGGCTTATCGCAGCGTGTCACGTCCTTCATCGCCTCTCAACGCCAAGGCATCCACCAAATGCCCTTAGAGACGCTTGATCAGACCGTACGTAAAGGCAAAAGCCCTCACACACGATCTACAAGCTATTCTTGCAGGATTAGTTGCATGATTAACTGGTAAACCAGCAATCACCACAGCTAAATCCCGCGGTCTTGGATGTCTTCACTAACTTTGTCAAACAGCGTATCTCATTGCACAGCCATTGCCATGCGAACGAAACAAAATGATGCATTTCTTATTTAAACTCAATGGATGCAGCCAGCGGCGGCCAACAGATGGTAGGCACGGGCAGATTTGAACTGCCGACCTCACGATTATCAGTCGTGCGCTCTAACCAACTGAGCTACGCGCCTGTAGCTGTCGTAAACCATTTAAGTTTAAGTGGAAGAAATTCGCTGGGCAGCGGCAGGCAATAGGTGCCCACCCTTTGTTTTTCCTTAGAAAGGAGGTGATCCAGCCGCAGGTTCCCCTACGGCTACCTTGTTACGACTTCACCCCAGTCGCTGACCTTACCGTGGTCGGCTGCCTCCTGTAAACAGGTTGGCGCACCGCCTTCGGGTAAAGCCAACTCCCATGGTGTGACGGGCGGTGTGTACAAGGCCCGGGAACGTATTCACCGCGGCATGCTGATCCGCGATTACTAGCGATTCCGACTTCATGCACTCGAGTTGCAGAGTACAATCCGAACTGGGACGGCTTTTTGGGATTTGCTCCAGGTCGCCCCTTCGCTGCCCATTGTCACCGCCATTGTAGCACGTGTGTAGCCCAGTCCATAAGGGCCATGAGGACTTGACGTCATCCCCGCCTTCCTCCTGCTCATCGCAGGCAGTTTCTCTAGAGTGCCCGGCCGAACCGATGGCAACTAAAGATGAGGGTTGCGCTCGTTGCGGGACTTAACCCAACATCTCACGACACGAGCTGACGACAGCCATGCAGCACCTGTGTGGGAGCCAGCCGAACTGAAGGAATCCGTCTCCGGAAACCAAACTCCCCATGTCAAGGACTGGTAAGGTTCTGCGCGTTGCTTCGAATTAAACCACATGCTCCACCGCTTGTGCGGGCCCCCGTCAATTCCTTTGAGTTTTAATCTTGCGACCGTACTTCCCAGGCGGTCTGCTTAATGCGTTAGCGGCGACACCGAGGGGCAACCCCCCGACATCTAGCAGACATCGTTTACGGCGTGGACTACCAGGGTATCTAATCCTGTTTGCTCCCCACGCTTTCGCGCCTCAGCGTCAAAATCGGACCAGGTAGCCGCTTTCGCCACTGGTGTTCTTCCCAATATCTACGAATTTCACCTCTACACTGGGAATTCCACTACCCTCTTCCGTTTTCTAGTCTTTCAGTATTAAGCGCAGTTCCCAGGTTGAGCCCGGGGCTTTCACGCCTAACTTAAAAGACCGCCTACGCGCCCTTTACGCCCAGTAATTCCGAACAACGCTCGCCCCCTTCGTATTACCGCGGCTGCTGGCACGAAGTTAGCCGGGGCTTCTTCTCTGGTTACCGTCATCATCTTCACCAGTGAAAGTGCTTTACAACCCTAAGGCCTTCATCACACACGCGGCATTGCTGGATCAGGGTTGCCCCCATTGTCCAATATTCCCCACTGCTGCCTCCCGTAGGAGTCTGGGCCGTGTCTCAGTCCCAGTGTGGCTGATCATCCTCTCAGACCAGCTACTGATCGTCGCCTTGGTAGGCCATTACCCTACCAACTAGCTAATCAGACGCGGGCCCCTCTTTCTCCGGCGGACCTTTCCCCCGTAGGGCGTATGCGGTATTAGCGGTCGTTTCCAACCGTTATCCCGCAGAAAAAGGCAGGTTCCCACGCGTTACTCACCCGTGCGCCACTCTATAAATAGCGTTCGACTTGCATGTGTTAGGCATGCCGCCAGCGTTCGTTCTGAGCCAGGATCAAACTCTTAGGTTAGACTGGTTTGAACGGATAAATCCGTCAAACATGTCATCCTATTCAATCCATGTTCGTTAACTTTTGTTCAAAATTAGCGTTTTGAAATTCAACAGGCTGACTTTTTAAATCACAAAGAACGACACGTTATCACGTACCGCTGCCCGCGAATCTCTTCCAAAATGCTTCCAACTTTTTCAAACAGCGCCTAAACGTTTGAGCCTTGCTCTAGGTTTAGTTCCCGTCCCTCATCCGAGGCAACGGAGGCGGGTTATAAGCCTGTAAAACCAGACTGTCTAGCCCTAAAATTCTTTTTAGTAATTTTAATATTGCGGCCCATTCCACATCAAGCTTCCGGGCCAGTTCCGTTCCCCATTCCTGGACAACGGAGGCGGGTTATAAGCCTGCCGAAGCAGACTGTCTAGCCCTAAAATCGGTATTTCTGATCTTTTTTCAGAAAACTGCATTTTGGCTATCAGTTATATACAGTCTTACCGGAAAAACCGAGGCTGCAAACGTCGCCAGACCAGCGATCTGAGATCAGGCACCATTATAACAGATCAAATATGCAATAGATAGGTAAAAGATCGCCCTAGAATTGATAAACCGCGTCACTGACTGACCTAAATGGATCGGCGATGACACCCCAAGAGACGCCAGCCCGCATTGAAATGCGCTCATTTAATACCCCTCCGGCCAACTGTTTAACGCAGAGGCCGCGACCGCGTAGGAGGAAGTAAATGCCCTCAAAAACATTTAATCGACATGAGGGTGAAATTCTAATTGCCTGATTCCTAAACTATTTTCTGAAGTCGTCGTCACTCAAAATGTTGACTTCTCATGCAAGCTGCGGCATGAAGATGCTGGATATAGGCGGCTTGAGGGCCAATTGGGGATGAATTGTTGCGGTTGAGCTGCATGACGATAGACGTATTTAGAAACTGGTCTCGGCGCGCCATAATGGTCGCGTCGGCATCTTGCTTTTGCCTTGGTTTTGGTGCGTTAAATACGGCTGACTTGGCGCAGGCTAAAACACGTCTTAGCGCCGAATCAGGCGAAACAGTCACGCTTCGCCATGTTGCCTATGCGCCGATGGACCCAGTCTTTCAGACAGCGCCCGCATTACCAACAGGCCGGCCCGACCCGGCACGCGCCTATCCGGCTGCCCCTGTTTCGATTAGCCTGCCCGCATCAAAGCCGGCTTTGGCCGAAATCTTGCCAACATCAACAAAACTGATTGGTGATATGATTCGCCAGCAGACTGGCCTTATCAGCAATGATGAGGTGATTCTGCGGCTGCGCGCTGGCGAAGGAATCGGTGCATTGCTGCGCCGCGCCGGATATAGCCCAAACGACATTGCCAGCGCTATCGAGGCGGTCTCTGGAAAAGTTAGCCTCAGGCGCTTGCAAATCGGCACAATATTTCAGGTTGCGCCCGAAGGGTTTCGCTTTTCAACCAAGCCCGGCCGCGACATTTATGTGATCAGCCATCCTGAAAGTGGCTGGCTTGCGCTTAGTGCGCTTCGTCCAGTCGACCGCTTCATCAGCTTTTTTCAGGGCGCAATCGATGATTCAATCTATAAGGCCGCGATAGCGGCGGGCGTCAGTGAGGCGGCATTTAACGAATATATCCGCGTTCTGGGCTTTTCAGTCGATTTCCAGCGTGAAGTTCGCACTGGCGACCGGTTTGAATTGCTCTATGAAGTGGAGCGTGACGGCATTGACGGCAAAATAATTGGCGGCCAATTACATTATGCAGGCCTGCTTCTCTCGGGCGAGCAATTGGGTTTCTTCCGCTACAATGGCGATAATGACGCGATTGGCTGGTATGATGAAAATGGCAATTCGGCGGCGCGAACACTGATTCGCACCCCAATTTCAGGCGCGCGCCTGTCGTCATCGTTTGGCCATCGCAAACATCCGGTTAGCGGCTTTAACGCGATGCATAAAGGTGTTGATTTCGCCGCGCCGCGCGGCACACCGATTATCGCCGCAGGATCTGGCGTGATTCGCGAAGCCGGGTGGAAAGGCAGCTTTGGCCGCTATATCCGCATTCGGCACAATGCGACCTATGATACAGCCTATGCCCACATGAGCCGTATCGCGCCTCATATTCGCCCGGGCACCCGCGTCAAACAGGGCGAAATTATCGGTTATGTTGGCTCGACCGGCAAATCAACCGGTGCCCATTTGCATTATGAAGTCATGGTCAATAACCGGCAGGTCAATCCGATGACAGTGCGCCTTCCAACGGGCGAGCGAATCAGTGATCAGCACCTCGAGGCCTTTAAGGCAACTGTTGCCGCGATTGACCGCGAAGTATTATCGCATGGCACAATCCGTTTTGCCGGTGCCGTTCCGGTGAAAAAGGCCCAATAGCGCAAAAAGCCAGCTTTCAGGAAAAATCTGTTTTGGCTTTTATGTCTCGCTTAATCTCGCCTAGCATCAGCCACGGACACTGACAACCAAAAGAGGGTCATCATGCAAATCCATACGCTTTGGCATTATCCGGTCAAGGGATTTGGTGGCAGCCAACTTGACAAGGCCGCCCTGACCGCAGGCGGCTATTTTCCCAATGATCGGCGGTTCGCCCTTTCGATTGGCGGCGATAAGATCGCAAATGCCAGCCCTGGAACATGGTTTCCAAAGGCGCATTTCCTGCAATTAATGTCACATGAGGCCATGGCCGATTATCACTGCCGCTTTACCAGCGATGCAACGCCGTCGCGTCTCGAGCTTTACCACCATGGCAATCTTTGTCTTTCCGTTGATCCGGAAAACCCTGACGATTGTCGCCGGTTTGAAGATATGTTTAGCGACCTCTTTGCCGATAAATTACGCGGACGGCCGCGCCTGATGCAGATGAACGAACAGGCCTATAGCGACCAGTCGGCGCCATTAATCAGCCTTGCCAGCACAGCATCACTGGCCGCTTTTGCAGCCGCCACCGGCACCAAGGCTGACAGCCGCCGGTTTCGCATCAACATCATTATCAATGCAGATGAAGCCTTTGCCGAAACCGGCCTTATCGGCCAGACATTACGCTGCGGTGACGCATTGTTGCTGGTAAAAGAACCCGTTGGCCGGTGCGCCGCGATCAATGTCGACCCGGCTACGGCACGGCGTAACCCAGATGATTATGTGCGGTTTATGCGGGCGCATTTTGGCCATAGCAATCTTGGCATTTTTGCCGAGGTGTTGAATGGCGGCACGATTAAAATCGGCGACGAGTTGCGCCCCGTTTAGGTCACCCGTTTGGGTCACCCGTTTAGGTAAAAAGACGGAGCCGCAAAACATATGGCAGAAAAATAATGGTCTCGCCGGCTATTTTAAGAGACTTGATCGCTATCTTGATCACTTTGAACAGCCTCGGCCAGCTGGGCTGGTGACAGATTCGTGCGGTCTTCTTCCGAAGGTTTCGCACCATCACTTTTAGCAGCGCCGTTTTTAGCAGCCAAGCGGCGCTTTTTTGGCGCAGGCTCATCCTGGGTACCATCAGCACCAGCGGCATTAAAATCAGCGCCATTCACGTCGGCACCATTCCCGTCGGCGCCATTCCCGCCCGCGCCATTGAAATCGACACCACGGGCATTGGCATGGCCATTTGCAGCCCCTGCTGCATCATTGGACTCGCCCTGATTATCACCCGTTGCACTGGCTGCCTCATTATCGGGTTTTGACGGCGACGAAACCTCGTCATCATCGACCTCAGCATTGGCCTGTTCCTGCTGGCGTTTGGTTTCAGCAACGCCAACAGCCGCTTGATGCAGACGAAAATAATGATCAGCAAATTGCGTGTACGCCTCTGCCGAAATCCGCTCGCCCGATGTCGCCGCGTCATGTGCCAGCGCCATATATTTTTCATGCAATTGCTGGGCATTACCACGCAGCTTTACATCCGGGCCATTCGATTCATACGAGGTGTTGCGGTTCGGCACATGATTGTGATTGCCGCTATTATTACCACGACGGCCACGACCACGGCCGCGTTTAGCGTTTTGAGGTTGTCTCATTTGGTTTAATACCACATTGGTTATTAACAACAATAATCGATAATTAAATTCATTTCGGTTGCGCTTAGTCTACCAACTAAACGTCGGCCCTAAGCCGATGCAAGCGATCCCATTTTCATTCGGAAAAGCGCTGGCGTTTCGGTGACCAGAGCCACCCCGCCGCGAACGACTGTACCATAACGTCGGGCTTGTCTGAATATCAAGCGAAATCTAACAGATTTTACATTTTAATTGAAAACTGCAAACAACGCGTGATGCCGGCTAGATCCTGATGGCTGTCGACAAGCCGGAGATTAACCTTTGCCGCCTCGGCCGCGACCATGTTTTCCTGTCCCTGACCAATTTCAACAAAGGCCGCGCCATGCGGCTTAAGCACTGCGGCCAGCCGCGGCAGCAAACCTTGCCAACAGGCCATACCATCACCGCCACCATCAAGCGCCAATGCCGGATCAAAGGATTTCACATCCACCGCCAAATCATCAATATCGCGGGTCGGAATATAAGGCGGGTTTGACAAGATCACATCAAACATCCCAAGCGGGCCAAGATCATCGGCAAAGCTGTGGCAGATAAATTCAGCACGATCAGCAAGCCCCAAACTTGTCGCATTCTCAACCGCAGTGACAAGCGCATCCGGATTGATATCAATGCCGATGCCGGTGGCGTTGGGCATCTCGGACAATAGCGCCAGTAAAAGACAGCCGCTTCCCGTTCCAAGATCAAGGCAGCGCAATGCTGGGGGGCGCAATCTACCGTCACGCTCTCCGTCACGCTCACCTTCACGGCCAATTTGGCGCCCAATTTGGTGATCATCGCGAACAATCGTACCCGCCCAGCCAAGCGCGACCTCGATCACGGTTTCTGAATCCGGGCGCGGGTCAAGCGTGGCAGCAGATAAAGAAAAGCGAAGTGACCAGAATTCACGCCAGCCACGGATCCGGCTAATCGGTTCACCGGCCAGACGGCGCGTCATTAAAGCTGCCAACCGCGCCTCGCCAGCTTCGGTTAACGGCGCAATATCCTCGTGCGGCAATACCGGCATATCACGCCCCAATGCCAACCCAAGAAGGCAACGCGCATCTGATTTTGCGCTGGCAATACCCGCCGCGGCAAGCGCCTGTTCTAATGGCTGCAGATTTTTACGAGCTTCGTATTTCAACGGCCGATCTGTCATGCCTTCGTCGATCTCACGTTCAGCTGCCTTCGGCAAGTCGCCGTGCCTGATCTTCTGAGACAAGGGCATCAACAACCTCGTCAAGCGCCTCACCAGCAATCACACGATCCAGCTTGTACAGCGTGAAATTAATCCGGTGATCGGTAACACGGCCTTGCGGAAAATTATAGGTGCGGATCCGTTCCGAGCGATCGCCAGAGCCCACCTGCCCCTTGCGTTCGGCGGCACGCTCTGCCTCCAAGCGGGCACGCTCAGCATCATAAATACGAGCCCGCAAAATCTTCATCGCCTTAGCCCGGTTCTTATGCTGAGATTTTTCATCCTGCTGGCTAACCACAATACCTGTTGGCAGGTGGGTAATCCGCACTGCCGAGTCGGTGGTGTTGACCGATTGACCGCCGGGGCCAGATGCCCGAAACACATCAATCCGCAGGTCAGATTCGTCAATCTGGATATCGACATCCTCGGCCTCTGGCAATACCGCGACGGTGGCGGCTGATGTATGAATCCGTCCGCCAGCTTCAGTTTCGGGAACCCGCTGCACCCGATGCACACCCGATTCAAACTTCAACCGCGCAAATACATCATTACCTGAAATGGTGGCGGTCGCTTCCTTATAGCCGCCAATGCCGGTTTCCGACACTTCCATCACCTCAAATTTCCAGCCATGCTTGGCCGCAAAACGCTGATACATTGAAAACAGATTAGCCGCGAATAACGCCGCCTCATCGCCGCCGGTGCCAGCGCGCACTTCCAAAATAGCGTTACGCGAATCATCCTTATCTTTTGGCAGGAGCAAAAGCTGCAATTGAGCGCGCGCTTCGGGAAGCTGGTCTTTCAGCAAATCCGCTTCAGCTTGCGCCATTTCCAGCATATCCGGATCGTCACCCGCCTCGTCGACCATTACCAGCGCCTCGGCCAGCTCAGCCTCGACCCTGCGCACCAGCTCGATTTGTTCGCAAACGGGTCGCAAGTCAGACAGCTCACGCGAAAATTGCGCTAGTTCGGCATTGTTCATGGTGGCCGAGTCTGAAAGTCGAGCCTCAACCTCCCGGCGGCGCTCTAATACTTTATCCATTGATGAGTCGAGGCTCATGCCAAAACTCCTTATCCGGTAATGTTGCAGTCAGTGAAAATTTGGCAGATCAAAACCACGGATGCCAGCCCGAATATTGCCGCGCTATGGCACCAAAAGGCTTTTGGCAATCGCCGCTGCCAGACCGCTGCTATCAGCGAGATCAAGCGGTTGTTCCTGCTGGCTGCCATCTTGAAGGTTGCGCAGCTGAACAATGTTGTTGGCCAGCTCGTCACTGCCCATAATCACCGCCATGCAGATACCGGCCTTATCAGCTTTCTTCAGCTTTTTGCCCATCGCGCCACTGGTCGGCAAATCAATATCAATGCCCGCATCGCGAAGCTGTTCAGCAAGCCGGAAGGCCGCCAGACGTGCCCCATCATCAGCCGTTATAATCGCCACTTTTGGGCTATTAACAGTGGCCGTCTCGACAAGCATCGCCAGCCGTTCAACACCAGCCGCCCATCCAACACCGGCAACCTGAGGCCCGCCCAGCATTTCAGCCAGCCCATCATAACGCCCACCACCCAGAACCGTGCCCTGCGCACCAAGCGATGTTGTGACAAATTCAAAGGCGGTATGACAATAATAATCAAGCCCGCGCACCAATAACGGGTCAAAAACCCACTTAACACCTGCCGCATCAAGTGCCGCCGTCAAATCAGCAAAATGCGTCTTTGACACGTCGCTCAGATAATCCTGCAATTGCGGCGCATTTTGTAAAATCTGCCGGTCGCCGGCGTCTTTAGAATCCAGAATCCGTAGCGGATTTACGGCGAGGCGGGTTTTGCTATCATCTGACAGTTGATCGGCAAATGTCTCAAGATAGGCAATCAGTGCCGCCCGATACGC
Proteins encoded in this region:
- a CDS encoding peptidoglycan DD-metalloendopeptidase family protein; the encoded protein is MVASASCFCLGFGALNTADLAQAKTRLSAESGETVTLRHVAYAPMDPVFQTAPALPTGRPDPARAYPAAPVSISLPASKPALAEILPTSTKLIGDMIRQQTGLISNDEVILRLRAGEGIGALLRRAGYSPNDIASAIEAVSGKVSLRRLQIGTIFQVAPEGFRFSTKPGRDIYVISHPESGWLALSALRPVDRFISFFQGAIDDSIYKAAIAAGVSEAAFNEYIRVLGFSVDFQREVRTGDRFELLYEVERDGIDGKIIGGQLHYAGLLLSGEQLGFFRYNGDNDAIGWYDENGNSAARTLIRTPISGARLSSSFGHRKHPVSGFNAMHKGVDFAAPRGTPIIAAGSGVIREAGWKGSFGRYIRIRHNATYDTAYAHMSRIAPHIRPGTRVKQGEIIGYVGSTGKSTGAHLHYEVMVNNRQVNPMTVRLPTGERISDQHLEAFKATVAAIDREVLSHGTIRFAGAVPVKKAQ
- the prfA gene encoding peptide chain release factor 1, with amino-acid sequence MSLDSSMDKVLERRREVEARLSDSATMNNAELAQFSRELSDLRPVCEQIELVRRVEAELAEALVMVDEAGDDPDMLEMAQAEADLLKDQLPEARAQLQLLLLPKDKDDSRNAILEVRAGTGGDEAALFAANLFSMYQRFAAKHGWKFEVMEVSETGIGGYKEATATISGNDVFARLKFESGVHRVQRVPETEAGGRIHTSAATVAVLPEAEDVDIQIDESDLRIDVFRASGPGGQSVNTTDSAVRITHLPTGIVVSQQDEKSQHKNRAKAMKILRARIYDAERARLEAERAAERKGQVGSGDRSERIRTYNFPQGRVTDHRINFTLYKLDRVIAGEALDEVVDALVSEDQARRLAEGS
- a CDS encoding MOSC domain-containing protein, coding for MQIHTLWHYPVKGFGGSQLDKAALTAGGYFPNDRRFALSIGGDKIANASPGTWFPKAHFLQLMSHEAMADYHCRFTSDATPSRLELYHHGNLCLSVDPENPDDCRRFEDMFSDLFADKLRGRPRLMQMNEQAYSDQSAPLISLASTASLAAFAAATGTKADSRRFRINIIINADEAFAETGLIGQTLRCGDALLLVKEPVGRCAAINVDPATARRNPDDYVRFMRAHFGHSNLGIFAEVLNGGTIKIGDELRPV
- the prmC gene encoding peptide chain release factor N(5)-glutamine methyltransferase; the protein is MPKAAEREIDEGMTDRPLKYEARKNLQPLEQALAAAGIASAKSDARCLLGLALGRDMPVLPHEDIAPLTEAGEARLAALMTRRLAGEPISRIRGWREFWSLRFSLSAATLDPRPDSETVIEVALGWAGTIVRDDHQIGRQIGREGERDGERDGRLRPPALRCLDLGTGSGCLLLALLSEMPNATGIGIDINPDALVTAVENATSLGLADRAEFICHSFADDLGPLGMFDVILSNPPYIPTRDIDDLAVDVKSFDPALALDGGGDGMACWQGLLPRLAAVLKPHGAAFVEIGQGQENMVAAEAAKVNLRLVDSHQDLAGITRCLQFSIKM
- a CDS encoding DUF4167 domain-containing protein translates to MRQPQNAKRGRGRGRRGNNSGNHNHVPNRNTSYESNGPDVKLRGNAQQLHEKYMALAHDAATSGERISAEAYTQFADHYFRLHQAAVGVAETKRQQEQANAEVDDDEVSSPSKPDNEAASATGDNQGESNDAAGAANGHANARGVDFNGAGGNGADGNGADVNGADFNAAGADGTQDEPAPKKRRLAAKNGAAKSDGAKPSEEDRTNLSPAQLAEAVQSDQDSDQVS
- the hisS gene encoding histidine--tRNA ligase; amino-acid sequence: MSRLQPARGTADLLPDSMAKHRLVIEAARAASALYGFQEMATPIFEFSEVFSRPLGESSDIVTKENYSFADRGGEMLTLRPENTAGVVRAMISGGLTQSLPLKYFYAGPMFRYERPQKGRMRQFHQVGVEYLGPDDALADAEIIACGARFLAALGVLDDCELHLNSLGDTHSRSAYRAALIAYLETFADQLSDDSKTRLAVNPLRILDSKDAGDRQILQNAPQLQDYLSDVSKTHFADLTAALDAAGVKWVFDPLLVRGLDYYCHTAFEFVTTSLGAQGTVLGGGRYDGLAEMLGGPQVAGVGWAAGVERLAMLVETATVNSPKVAIITADDGARLAAFRLAEQLRDAGIDIDLPTSGAMGKKLKKADKAGICMAVIMGSDELANNIVQLRNLQDGSQQEQPLDLADSSGLAAAIAKSLLVP